One genomic region from Salvia hispanica cultivar TCC Black 2014 chromosome 2, UniMelb_Shisp_WGS_1.0, whole genome shotgun sequence encodes:
- the LOC125206676 gene encoding F-box protein At3g07870-like codes for MERNFFRNLPSEITSNILSRLPIKSIALSKCVCKSWLNLLDSDDFEYKTPPALALLQQMNSIRCSIFDIEDEDEADEEKSHDLHYIPLTDFDIPHENSEQLAAMAANGLLLLHSKLGFSQIPLFICNPITRQYIELWGPEDYILDDDAVVVDDDDDVDPLFCFGFGVSKISGQYKVVCINADTDFHYVYTLGTGTWRRVAAGAASGLGFYTAAHIVCNGNIHWTGSYYSPHALRICGFDLENECFSNFAAPPPPPPVNGRSRLTGELSTLRDCLCYSYTWEDEIVVWSMKEYHVEESWTILYKMSSNGFDFDRASVFGWNYMCVKPVKLFKDGDVLMLLAEKRLIYYSNKTRTIQQVGMFEDAAAKDYVSALIFTPSLFSLKNFGFKNVISF; via the coding sequence ATGGAGCGTAATTTCTTCAGAAATCTGCCATCAGAAATCACCTCCAACATCCTCTCGCGGCTCCCTATAAAAAGCATTGCGTTAAGCAAGTGCGTTTGCAAATCATGGCTCAATCTGCTCGATTCCGACGATTTCGAATACAAAACCCCACCCGCCCTAGCTCTCTTGCAGCAGATGAACTCAATTCGGTGCTCAATTTTCGATattgaagacgaagacgaagcCGATGAGGAGAAGAGCCATGATCTTCACTACATTCCGCTCACAGATTTCGATATCCCTCACGAAAACTCAGAACAACTGGCGGCTATGGCTGCTAATGGATTGCTTCTTCTGCACTCAAAGTTAGGGTTTTCTCAAATTCCTCTTTTTATATGCAATCCGATCACTCGTCAGTATATAGAGCTATGGGGCCCTGAGGATTACATCTTAGATGATGATGCtgttgttgttgatgatgatgatgatgttgatccgttgttttgttttggatTCGGTGTGAGCAAAATAAGTGGGCAATATAAGGTGGTCTGTATCAATGCGGACACCGACTTTCACTATGTATACACCCTCGGAACAGGAACATGGAGGCGCGTTGCAGCCGGCGCTGCTTCTGGTCTCGGATTCTATACAGCTGCACACATTGTTTGTAATGGCAACATCCATTGGACAGGATCATATTATTCGCCTCATGCCTTACGGATTTGTGGTTTTGATCTAGAAAATGAATGTTTTAGCAACTTCGctgctcctcctcctccgcctcctGTAAATGGACGTAGCCGTCTAACCGGGGAGTTGTCTACTTTGAGGGATTGTCTCTGTTATTCATACACATGGGAAGATGAAATTGTCGTTTGGTCGATGAAGGAATACCATGTCGAGGAATCTTGGACTATACTGTACAAGATGAGTAGTAacggttttgattttgatcgGGCTTCTGTTTTTGGTTGGAATTATATGTGCGTTAAACCAGTTAAACTTTTTAAAGATGGTGACGTTTTGATGCTGCTGGCCGAAAAGCGGCTCATCTACTACTCCAACAAGACACGAACTATTCAACAAGTCGGTATGTTTGAGGATGCAGCTGCGAAGGATTACGTTAGTGCCCTGATTTTCACTCCTAGCCTTTTCTCACTCAAGAATTTCGGATTCAAGAATGTGATCTCGTTTTAG
- the LOC125206677 gene encoding F-box protein CPR1-like produces the protein MASLKLEHIYTLGTGTWRRVEAGAVSGCRFCLGGHIECNGNLHWILYDPKEPLRICGFDIETECFSIFSALMGVGELELIVLKDCLCISYKRENEIVIWLMKEYRVKESWTIEYKMSALCFGFYWKPNFDCEFFFVKRLIYVYNKTRTTIQVGRYEDAAAVYYLAYATISIPSLFSIRSLQCKVLLVRA, from the coding sequence ATGGCGTCGTTGAAGCTGGAACATATATACACCCTTGGAACAGGAACATGGAGGCGCGTTGAAGCTGGCGCCGTTTCTGGCTGCAGATTCTGCTTGGGTGGACACATTGAATGTAATGGTAACCTCCATTGGATACTATATGATCCGAAGGAACCCTTACGGATTTGTGGTTTTGACATTGAAACAGAGTGTTTTAGCATCTTCTCTGCTCTGATGGGAGTTGGAGAGTTGGAGTTGATTGTTTTGAAGGACTGCCTGTGCATTTCATACAAACGGGAGAATGAAATTGTGATATGGTTGATGAAGGAATACCGAGTCAAGGAATCTTGGACAATAGAGTACAAGATGAGTGCtctttgttttggtttttattGGAAACCTAACTTtgattgtgaatttttttttgttaagcGACTCATCTACGTGTACAACAAGACAAGAACCACTATACAAGTTGGTAGGTATGAGGATGCAGCTGCAGTTTATTACCTTGCCTATGCTACGATTTCCATTCCAAGCCTTTTTTCAATCAGGAGTTTACAGTGTAAAGTCCTTCTAGTTCGTGCCTGA